One stretch of Desulfovibrio sp. TomC DNA includes these proteins:
- a CDS encoding transglycosylase SLT domain-containing protein, with translation MSFFVATEEQVLQIAHEAASRHGLPPLMVQSVIQVESGGDVWAWNPEPRYRWFWDVRAGKPFRPVSAAELAAKAPPKDFKAYPGVDPDAEWWGQQASWGLMQPMGAVARERGFTGRFLNALHDPVANVDIGCKHLAAYAKSYLGKYGWAGVLRAYNGGPYAAVHNTNPGYPARVSALIDGGLPHA, from the coding sequence ATGTCCTTTTTTGTTGCTACTGAAGAACAGGTTCTCCAGATCGCGCATGAAGCGGCCAGCCGGCACGGGCTGCCGCCGCTCATGGTCCAGTCCGTCATCCAGGTCGAATCCGGGGGCGACGTCTGGGCCTGGAACCCTGAGCCACGCTACCGCTGGTTCTGGGACGTCCGGGCGGGCAAGCCGTTTCGCCCTGTCTCCGCCGCCGAACTGGCGGCCAAGGCACCGCCCAAGGATTTCAAAGCCTATCCGGGCGTGGACCCGGACGCCGAGTGGTGGGGCCAGCAGGCGTCCTGGGGCCTGATGCAGCCCATGGGGGCCGTGGCCCGGGAGCGCGGATTCACGGGCCGGTTCCTGAACGCCCTGCATGATCCGGTGGCCAACGTGGACATCGGGTGCAAGCACCTGGCTGCCTACGCCAAGAGCTACCTCGGCAAATACGGCTGGGCGGGCGTGCTTCGGGCCTACAACGGCGGCCCTTACGCTGCCGTGCACAATACCAATCCCGGATACCCGGCCAGGGTCTCCGCCCTCATCGACGGAGGGCTGCCCCATGCCTAG
- a CDS encoding patatin-like phospholipase family protein, producing MKILSIDGGGMKGLVPALVLAAFEASTGQAVAGHFDLIAGTSTGGILALGLAAGIPAVRMAEFYLERGPAIFSQTLKQRLKSLGGIADELYDAGELEVALSDVFGDRLLSSTNTRAMAVAYDIEAREVVLFTSWGGRDDYRLADVGRATSAAPTFFEPFAITSLSGRVTPCIDGGVVANNPARLALLAAMGMDSRLDGFALISLGTGRCEKPILFEAARSYGLAQWAPQLVDVMFSGQSELVHQDCKASLAGQYVRLQAELPGVVDMDATDAGSLAVLKLAAKRLAESPEAARALALVGATA from the coding sequence GTGAAGATCCTCTCCATTGACGGCGGCGGCATGAAGGGGCTGGTTCCGGCCCTGGTGCTGGCCGCATTCGAAGCCAGCACCGGGCAGGCCGTTGCCGGGCATTTCGACCTCATCGCCGGAACGTCCACCGGGGGCATCCTTGCCCTGGGGCTGGCCGCCGGCATCCCGGCCGTCCGCATGGCCGAATTCTATCTGGAGCGGGGGCCGGCCATCTTCAGCCAAACCTTAAAGCAACGCTTGAAGTCTTTGGGTGGCATAGCTGACGAACTCTATGATGCCGGGGAGTTGGAGGTGGCCCTGTCCGATGTGTTCGGGGACCGTCTGCTTTCATCGACTAATACTCGGGCCATGGCCGTGGCCTACGACATCGAGGCCCGGGAGGTGGTGCTTTTTACGTCCTGGGGCGGTCGGGATGACTACCGGCTGGCCGACGTGGGCCGGGCGACCTCGGCTGCGCCGACATTTTTTGAACCCTTTGCCATCACCAGCCTGTCCGGACGGGTGACGCCTTGCATTGACGGGGGCGTGGTGGCCAACAACCCGGCGCGGCTGGCCCTGCTGGCCGCGATGGGGATGGATTCCCGCCTGGACGGCTTCGCCCTGATTTCCCTGGGAACCGGCCGTTGTGAAAAGCCCATTTTGTTCGAGGCGGCCCGGTCCTACGGACTGGCCCAGTGGGCACCGCAGCTGGTTGACGTCATGTTCTCGGGACAGTCCGAACTGGTGCATCAGGACTGCAAGGCCAGTCTGGCCGGGCAGTATGTCCGGCTCCAGGCCGAGCTTCCCGGTGTGGTGGACATGGACGCCACGGATGCCGGTTCCCTGGCAGTCCTGAAGCTCGCGGCCAAGCGGCTGGCTGAAAGCCCTGAGGCCGCCCGGGCCCTGGCCCTGGTGGGGGCGACGGCATGA
- the gp10 gene encoding capsid staple protein yields MKQLASMELTKAERKHESGLAPAAVDEKRQFPWGLSVNLDKTALKKLGRTVGDFTAGGYVFLLCKAKVSRINIEEAESSSEGRVALQIEAMDLQTEDDKAAAALQKVYGHGD; encoded by the coding sequence GTGAAGCAACTCGCCAGCATGGAACTGACCAAGGCCGAACGGAAACACGAGTCCGGCCTTGCGCCTGCCGCAGTGGATGAAAAACGGCAATTCCCCTGGGGTCTGTCGGTCAATCTCGACAAGACGGCGCTGAAAAAACTCGGCCGTACCGTCGGTGATTTTACGGCCGGCGGGTACGTGTTCCTGCTCTGCAAGGCCAAGGTCAGCCGCATCAATATTGAGGAAGCGGAAAGCAGCTCGGAAGGGCGTGTGGCCTTGCAGATCGAAGCCATGGATCTGCAGACCGAAGACGACAAGGCGGCGGCTGCGTTGCAGAAGGTCTACGGCCATGGCGATTGA
- a CDS encoding helix-turn-helix transcriptional regulator — protein sequence MAESLKIVIESVQNGVVVDASGRRMVYELCPGRRTQAMHDLLLELAGILAARLEVRIEVRDRDGEEAPVEERPVKLSLTQEDVETLYGIPHKTLEDWRCSGKGPRYIKPGKRVYYLREDIEAFMNASAVVTTGRV from the coding sequence ATGGCTGAGTCGCTCAAAATTGTCATAGAGTCCGTGCAAAACGGGGTGGTTGTCGATGCCAGCGGACGACGTATGGTTTACGAGCTGTGCCCGGGCCGACGCACTCAGGCGATGCATGATCTGTTGCTGGAACTGGCGGGAATCCTGGCCGCCCGTCTGGAGGTCCGGATTGAAGTGCGGGACAGGGATGGCGAGGAAGCGCCTGTTGAGGAAAGACCTGTGAAGTTGTCCCTGACCCAGGAGGATGTTGAAACGCTGTACGGTATCCCCCACAAAACCCTGGAGGACTGGCGGTGCTCCGGCAAGGGGCCTCGCTACATCAAGCCCGGTAAGCGTGTTTATTATCTGCGTGAGGACATTGAGGCTTTTATGAATGCCAGTGCGGTGGTCACAACCGGAAGGGTCTAG
- a CDS encoding tyrosine-type recombinase/integrase, which yields MAGKYLKTRHKGVFYRESNARTCSYGPDRCYVVWYTDAQGKAHWHTVGWHSDGIRAAYANEVRKQLTDKSDKSQGPDNRESPTAASAEPRSCTVGTAIARYFQWGEAEAKHIAPEKNRYEKHLKALLDAVPIGSITLQMLWDVKTSLRRQMSPQTVRHCFGLLRRAVNHATEVALWKGENPFAIRRHGSFKLPRADNLATRYLTRREARLLLDALRPRSRQLHDMVLLSLKTGLRATEIFGIRGQDLDKPAGVIHIIAKGGEAQTVQASNDILAILYAYPRLPGEHVFQSENGGPILHGISETFDRVVDELGFNKGLTDPKRRVRFHTIRHTFASWLAQSGQVTLYELMGLMRHKRIEMTIRYAHLIPSSQRQKLTIIDNALLDPDHDS from the coding sequence ATGGCCGGAAAGTATCTCAAGACGCGCCATAAGGGCGTGTTTTATCGGGAAAGTAACGCGCGAACCTGCTCCTATGGGCCGGACCGCTGCTACGTCGTCTGGTACACGGACGCCCAAGGAAAAGCCCACTGGCATACCGTGGGCTGGCACTCGGACGGCATCCGGGCCGCCTATGCCAACGAGGTCCGCAAGCAACTTACGGATAAGTCGGATAAGTCGCAGGGGCCTGATAACCGGGAAAGCCCTACTGCCGCCTCGGCCGAACCACGGAGCTGCACAGTTGGCACGGCCATAGCCCGCTATTTCCAGTGGGGTGAGGCAGAAGCCAAACATATTGCTCCGGAAAAAAATCGTTACGAGAAACACCTCAAAGCGCTCCTCGACGCGGTCCCCATTGGCAGTATCACCCTGCAAATGCTTTGGGATGTCAAAACGTCCCTGCGCCGGCAGATGTCGCCTCAAACCGTGCGGCATTGTTTCGGATTGCTGCGACGGGCAGTCAACCACGCCACTGAAGTTGCCCTCTGGAAGGGAGAGAATCCATTCGCTATCAGGCGTCACGGATCTTTCAAATTGCCGCGAGCCGACAACCTGGCCACCCGCTACCTGACGCGGCGGGAGGCCAGATTGCTGCTTGACGCCTTGCGGCCGCGATCCCGGCAACTTCACGACATGGTGCTGCTCTCGCTTAAAACCGGACTGCGCGCGACGGAAATTTTCGGCATTCGTGGCCAGGATCTGGATAAACCCGCCGGCGTTATCCACATCATTGCCAAAGGCGGCGAAGCGCAGACCGTACAGGCTTCGAATGACATTCTGGCCATATTGTACGCCTATCCACGATTGCCGGGTGAACATGTATTTCAGTCGGAAAACGGCGGCCCGATCCTGCACGGCATTTCCGAAACCTTCGACCGTGTGGTGGACGAACTGGGCTTCAATAAAGGGCTGACCGATCCGAAAAGGCGCGTACGCTTTCACACGATACGACATACGTTTGCGTCTTGGTTGGCACAATCCGGACAGGTCACGCTCTATGAACTTATGGGACTCATGCGTCACAAACGCATCGAGATGACTATCCGTTATGCACACCTCATTCCCAGCAGTCAGCGGCAAAAATTGACGATTATTGACAATGCCCTGCTCGATCCTGATCATGACAGCTAG
- a CDS encoding GGDEF domain-containing protein: MTRGLRPEQVWGIGLADEAGTAVSTALGSGYVLRNWPIGSHPTERDIARATPLVIFVVKDGWDALPPDTRKGIEEWEIPQRVLVLGASQSVADFEEVLENGFLSAISEPLTDKKVRDVIFRAKEVKSLYDDIFRMTREIMLERELLARKTDLVLFLNRILSRASESLDPVVILDNAREDLQLLLPLHGLMGAFWQTGDTENLEAELFLEPDMEQAAEQHWTEQLLFQAAKIAGKPIHSYKASFLEGAPDHAPVGIPAAPEELITLPLRAGGQMFGLLVLYRAKGRPLGKDQVQALYASINHLALALKNAALFSQVKIRADHDGLTRIHNRRAFDERLIDELRRHQRYHHPMSLLMIDIDHFKGINDRYGHLVGDHVLREVGRILSDTLRSTDFTARYGGEEFVVILPQTVEEHSRLLAERLRGLIAEAQFVHDGEPFAITVSIGVATILPGALTKRKELLEKADKALYQAKHLGRNQVCTALGGVSRASEMPLEAAQAG; encoded by the coding sequence ATGACGCGCGGATTGCGACCCGAACAGGTATGGGGCATCGGCCTTGCCGACGAAGCCGGGACAGCTGTTTCCACGGCCCTGGGCTCAGGCTACGTCCTTCGCAACTGGCCTATCGGTTCCCATCCCACCGAGCGCGACATCGCCCGGGCCACCCCTCTGGTCATCTTTGTGGTCAAGGACGGTTGGGACGCCCTGCCGCCGGACACCCGCAAAGGCATTGAGGAGTGGGAGATTCCCCAGCGCGTCCTGGTTCTTGGCGCGTCCCAGTCTGTGGCCGATTTCGAGGAAGTCCTGGAGAATGGGTTTCTCTCCGCCATTTCCGAGCCGCTCACCGACAAGAAAGTGCGCGACGTCATCTTTCGGGCCAAGGAAGTCAAAAGCCTGTACGACGATATTTTCCGCATGACCCGCGAGATCATGCTCGAACGGGAGCTGCTCGCCCGAAAGACCGATTTGGTGCTGTTTTTAAACCGCATCCTGAGCCGGGCCAGCGAATCGCTGGACCCTGTTGTCATCCTGGACAACGCCCGGGAGGATCTGCAACTGCTCCTGCCCCTGCACGGGCTTATGGGCGCGTTCTGGCAGACCGGCGACACCGAAAACCTGGAAGCGGAACTCTTCCTCGAACCCGACATGGAACAGGCCGCCGAACAACACTGGACCGAGCAGCTCCTGTTCCAGGCGGCAAAAATCGCCGGCAAGCCCATTCACAGCTACAAGGCCAGCTTTCTGGAGGGCGCGCCGGATCACGCTCCTGTCGGCATACCGGCCGCTCCCGAGGAACTCATCACCTTGCCGCTGCGGGCCGGCGGACAAATGTTCGGCCTGCTCGTCCTATACCGGGCCAAGGGGCGGCCGCTGGGCAAGGATCAGGTCCAGGCGCTTTACGCTTCCATCAACCATCTTGCCCTGGCCCTTAAAAATGCCGCCCTGTTCAGTCAGGTCAAAATCCGGGCCGACCATGACGGCCTGACCCGCATCCATAACCGTCGGGCCTTTGACGAACGCCTCATCGACGAGCTGCGCCGCCATCAGCGCTACCACCACCCCATGAGCCTGCTCATGATTGATATCGACCATTTCAAGGGCATTAATGACCGCTACGGCCATCTGGTCGGCGACCACGTGTTGCGCGAGGTCGGACGCATCCTGTCCGACACCCTGCGCAGTACGGATTTCACGGCCCGGTATGGCGGCGAGGAATTCGTGGTCATCTTGCCCCAGACCGTCGAGGAGCACTCGCGCCTGCTGGCCGAGCGTCTGCGCGGCTTGATTGCCGAGGCCCAGTTCGTCCATGACGGCGAACCCTTCGCCATCACCGTGTCAATTGGCGTGGCCACCATCCTGCCCGGGGCGCTGACCAAGCGCAAGGAGTTGCTGGAAAAGGCGGACAAGGCCTTGTACCAGGCCAAACATCTGGGGCGCAATCAGGTATGCACGGCCCTTGGGGGCGTATCCCGCGCTAGCGAAATGCCTCTGGAAGCGGCCCAGGCCGGCTGA
- a CDS encoding glycosyltransferase family 4 protein: MHTQRIFGTLDPFIESSDIMGRKVANAAFLDALMRADPYDAYHFFMPSKHERMKQETLLAGRYPQAAGRGAFKVLTRQDLPQALADTEYAVFHLSDCITAQARLAAARNALARSIFPITGTTHSLSNAVFQRDFLAHLWPGTTRRDAIVTTSTAGREAVAAIFASLRQGYGLSPEAYPAPELAHIPLGVDPGDWSRLEGEARNKARADYGIDPEATVLLVFGRISHSSKMDLLPLFRAVQRLIAADVDVSRLTLVVAGWTDSDDDKDQFLVTLANLAANIGLALVLVRRPDEAAKRRLFGLADVFVSLADNPQETFGLTLLEAMAAALPVVASDYDGYRDIVEEGRTGLLLPSLGPPETGLRDVLAPLGYDNHTHLRLAQSLAVSIPALAAALADLIRNPGRGRAMGQAGRERALGRFTWDVCIDRHLALWERLGREPVADREQLARVRHPLTLAYGEVFAGYPTARLTDEMCLVWTRTGQAVYHRQDFPVIYQELDGEIRPEALRVLVFLARGGCPGLTLARRLAAAVSGLNPQAATWHVLWALKQDLLEVQKESL; this comes from the coding sequence ATGCACACGCAACGCATTTTTGGCACCCTTGATCCGTTCATCGAATCCAGCGACATCATGGGCCGCAAGGTGGCCAATGCCGCCTTTTTGGACGCATTGATGCGGGCCGACCCGTATGACGCCTACCATTTTTTCATGCCGTCCAAGCACGAACGCATGAAACAGGAAACACTCCTGGCCGGGCGTTATCCCCAGGCGGCCGGGCGGGGCGCGTTCAAAGTTCTGACGCGCCAGGACCTGCCGCAAGCCTTGGCCGACACCGAGTACGCCGTCTTTCATCTCTCCGACTGCATAACGGCCCAGGCCCGGTTGGCCGCCGCCCGAAACGCCCTGGCCCGGTCGATCTTTCCCATTACCGGAACCACGCATTCACTCAGCAACGCTGTGTTTCAGCGGGATTTCTTGGCCCATCTCTGGCCCGGCACCACCCGGCGCGACGCCATTGTGACCACCTCGACGGCCGGCCGGGAAGCGGTGGCCGCGATCTTTGCCAGTCTGCGCCAGGGCTACGGCCTTTCCCCCGAGGCCTATCCTGCCCCCGAACTGGCCCATATCCCTTTAGGCGTTGATCCCGGCGACTGGTCGCGCCTGGAAGGGGAGGCCAGAAATAAGGCCCGGGCTGACTACGGCATCGACCCCGAGGCCACGGTGCTGCTGGTTTTCGGGCGTATCTCCCACAGTTCCAAAATGGACCTGCTGCCGCTTTTCCGGGCCGTGCAGCGGCTCATCGCCGCCGACGTCGACGTGTCGCGGCTCACCCTCGTCGTTGCCGGCTGGACCGACAGCGACGACGACAAGGACCAATTCCTGGTTACTCTGGCTAATCTGGCCGCCAATATCGGGCTGGCGCTGGTCCTGGTCCGCCGTCCGGACGAAGCGGCCAAGCGCCGGCTGTTCGGGCTGGCCGACGTGTTCGTGTCCCTGGCCGACAATCCGCAGGAAACCTTTGGCCTGACGTTGCTCGAAGCCATGGCCGCCGCGCTGCCGGTTGTCGCCTCGGATTACGACGGCTACCGCGACATCGTGGAGGAGGGCCGCACGGGCCTGCTGTTGCCCAGCCTGGGGCCTCCGGAGACCGGGCTGCGTGACGTGCTGGCTCCGCTTGGGTATGATAACCACACCCATCTGCGGCTGGCTCAGTCCCTGGCCGTCAGCATCCCGGCCCTGGCCGCAGCCCTGGCCGATCTGATCCGCAACCCCGGGCGCGGCCGGGCCATGGGGCAGGCCGGACGGGAACGGGCGCTTGGCCGGTTCACCTGGGACGTCTGCATCGACCGGCATCTTGCGCTGTGGGAGCGCCTTGGCCGCGAACCGGTTGCCGACCGGGAGCAATTGGCCCGGGTGCGCCATCCCCTGACCCTGGCTTACGGCGAAGTCTTTGCCGGCTATCCGACGGCCCGGCTGACCGATGAAATGTGTCTGGTCTGGACCAGGACCGGGCAGGCGGTCTATCATCGGCAGGATTTCCCCGTTATTTATCAGGAACTCGACGGGGAAATCCGGCCCGAGGCCCTTCGGGTTCTGGTCTTTCTGGCCCGGGGCGGCTGTCCCGGACTCACGTTGGCTAGGCGGCTGGCCGCCGCCGTATCCGGCCTCAACCCCCAGGCCGCGACATGGCATGTGCTGTGGGCGCTCAAACAGGATTTGCTGGAAGTGCAAAAGGAGTCTCTATGA
- the rsmA gene encoding 16S rRNA (adenine(1518)-N(6)/adenine(1519)-N(6))-dimethyltransferase RsmA: MTSRQRAQASEGRTGEAYAPAKRSLGQNFLVDPNIAAKIVSRLGITAKDTVLEIGPGRGALSGAILAAGPRTYLALEKDRELAARLPLAHPGAHPALVDALRLDWSRLDRLPGIKLIGNLPYNIASPLLWDICSGSALFGRGVFMVQHEVALRLCAAPGGRQYGALTAWTSAFARLEYGFKVPPTVFRPQPKVDSAVVVVTPLPVAERPDDPASLSALLKKLFSLRRKQLAGILKPYWTDSLPQACADLGIDGRDRPEVLSPKQLSALAKLLKTRQSP; encoded by the coding sequence ATGACGAGCCGGCAACGTGCCCAGGCGTCCGAGGGCCGGACCGGCGAGGCCTATGCCCCGGCCAAACGGAGCCTTGGGCAGAATTTTCTGGTCGATCCCAACATCGCAGCCAAGATCGTGTCCCGCCTGGGCATCACGGCAAAGGACACGGTTCTTGAAATCGGGCCGGGCCGGGGGGCGTTGTCCGGGGCTATCCTGGCCGCCGGCCCCCGGACCTATCTGGCCCTGGAAAAGGACCGGGAACTGGCTGCGCGTCTGCCCCTGGCCCATCCCGGAGCGCATCCGGCCCTGGTTGATGCCTTGCGCCTGGACTGGAGCCGGCTTGACCGGCTGCCCGGGATCAAGCTCATCGGCAATCTTCCCTATAATATCGCCTCGCCGTTGCTCTGGGACATTTGCTCCGGGTCGGCGCTGTTTGGGCGGGGCGTCTTTATGGTGCAGCATGAGGTGGCGCTGCGGTTGTGCGCCGCTCCGGGAGGCCGGCAGTATGGAGCCCTGACCGCCTGGACATCGGCTTTTGCCCGACTGGAATACGGCTTCAAGGTGCCGCCAACAGTTTTTCGGCCCCAGCCCAAGGTGGATTCCGCAGTGGTGGTGGTCACGCCGCTGCCGGTTGCAGAGCGTCCGGATGATCCGGCGAGCCTCTCCGCGCTGCTGAAGAAGCTTTTTTCCTTACGTCGGAAACAGTTAGCCGGTATTTTGAAACCGTATTGGACGGACTCGTTGCCGCAGGCCTGTGCCGACCTTGGCATTGATGGCAGGGACCGGCCCGAAGTTTTGTCGCCGAAGCAACTCAGCGCCCTGGCCAAATTGCTCAAAACGCGCCAGTCCCCTTGA
- a CDS encoding HU family DNA-binding protein has product MTKADLVGKIAEKTGLTKANAERALNAFIEAIEETLVGEGKITLTGFGTFMVDERKARTGRNPRTGAEINIPASKVVKFRPGKLLKDAIQ; this is encoded by the coding sequence ATGACCAAGGCTGATCTGGTTGGAAAAATTGCCGAAAAGACCGGGCTGACCAAAGCCAATGCCGAGCGGGCGCTTAATGCCTTTATTGAGGCCATTGAAGAGACGCTGGTTGGCGAAGGTAAAATCACGCTGACGGGTTTTGGCACCTTTATGGTTGATGAGCGCAAGGCCCGCACCGGCCGCAACCCTCGCACCGGTGCCGAGATCAACATCCCGGCTTCCAAAGTAGTCAAATTTCGGCCGGGCAAGTTGCTGAAAGACGCCATCCAATAA